A section of the Acomys russatus chromosome 10, mAcoRus1.1, whole genome shotgun sequence genome encodes:
- the Tfpi2 gene encoding tissue factor pathway inhibitor 2, with the protein MDPATPLRMWILPLLLVVSAHSLASVSAQGNNLETCLLPMEAGLCRAALPRFYYDRNQQECIKFIYGGCMGNANNFYTKELCEETCGSIEKVRPICRLALRTQPCDKPNTQYFFNLNTMTCEILKPGLCSMTNNVFPDEDTCKGYCEPHQIPSYCSSPKDEGLCSANVTRYYFNTRNKACETFTYTGCGGNENNFYYLDDCDRACVKASAKPKKRRTKSGFTPRRRPRFWKQHS; encoded by the exons ATGGACCCCGCGACGCCCCTGCGGATGTGGATCCTGCCGCTGCTCCTGGTGGTCTCCGCTCACAGTCTCGCTTCAGTATCCGCCCAAG GGAATAACTTAGAGACCTGCCTCTTGCCCATGGAAGCGGGACTTTGTCGGGCCGCCCTTCCCAGGTTCTACTATGATAGGAACCAGCAGGAGTGCATCAAATTCATTTACGGAGGCTGCATGGGCAACGCCAACAATTTCTACACTAAAGAACTCTGTGAAGAGACTTGCGGAAGTATTGAGA AAGTCCGTCCAATTTGTCGGTTAGCACTCAGAACGCAACCATGTGATAAGCCTAATACACAGTATTTCTTCAATCTGAACACCATGACATGCGAGATCCTTAAGCCTGGACTGTGCAGCATGACGAACAATGTGTTCCCTGATGAAGATACGTGTAAGGGGTACTGTGAGCCGCATCAGA tTCCTTCCTATTGCTCCAGTCCAAAAGATGAAGGCCTGTGTTCTGCCAATGTGACACGCTATTATTTTAATACAAGAAACAAAGCCTGTGAAACCTTCACCTATACTGGCTGTGGTGGgaatgaaaataacttttattacCTGGATGATTGCGACCGTGCTTGCGTTAAAG CCTCAGCGAAGCCCAAGAAAAGGAGGACGAAAAGCGGCTTCACACCCAGAAGAAGGCCCAGATTTTGGAAGCAACATTCTTAA